The window CGCGTCCCACTGCGGGTAGAACTCCCGCGCCGCCGGATCGAGGAAGGCGTACCGGGCGGCGTTGCGCCGGTCCGGCGGGGTGGCCGAGTAGCCCTGCACCGCGTCACCGAGGGCGTTCCAGGCGAGCACGTCCATCCGGCGGCCGAGGACGAAGGCCGGCACCCCGGCCATCAGGTCCAGCAGCAGCCGGGTGCCTTCGCGGACCGCCCGCCCGCCGCCGGCCGTCGTGGCCGGGCGCGCCGGGCGGGCCAGAGCGCGCAGGTGCGCGGCCTCCACGTCGTCCAGCCGCAACACCCGGGCCACCGCGGCCAGTACCGCGTCGGAGGCGCTGCCGCCCCGGCCCTGCTCCAGCCGGACGTAGTAGTCGACGCTGACCCCGGCGAGCTGCGCGACCTCCTCGCGGCGCAGGCCCTGCACCCGGCGGCGGCCGTGCGAGGGCAGGCCCACCTCCTCGGGCTGGATCCGGGCCCGGCGCGAGCGGAGGAAGTCCCCGACGGTGTTCTCCATGCCCGCAGCGTAGCCGCGGCCGCGCGCCGCGAGGGTGGTACGGCCTTACCCAGGAAAGGCGGTACCAGGAACCGCGGTCCCGGGAAAGGCTGTCCCCGGGCTGCGCTTTCCCAGGACATCGGTGGCCCTGGATGGCCCGCCCGGGCCCGCGCAGAGTGGTCCCGTCAGCCCGACCGCAAGGACCACGAAGGCAGGACCTCATGAGCTACGCCGCCCTGGCCACCCGTACCGCCGTCGTCACCGGAGCCGCCAGCGGCATCGGTGAGGCCACCGCCCGCCTGCTCGCCGCGGGCGGCGCCCGGGTCGCCCTGCTGGCCCGCCGCACGGAGCGGCTGGACGCGCTCGCCGCCGAGATCGCCTCGGCCGGCGGCCAGGCGCTCGCCGTCACCACCGACCTCACCGACCAGGCCTCGGTGGACGCCGCCGTCAAGGCCGTCCACGACGCCTACGGCGCGGTCGACCTGGTCGTCAACAACGCGGGCGTGATGCTGCCCAACCCCGTCGCCGACGGCCGGCTCGACGAGTGGACCCGCATGATCGACACCAACCTCACCGGTGTGCTGCGGATCCTGCGCGCCTTCACCGCGGACCTCACCGCGGCCGCCGGCGAGGGCCGCACCGCCGACCTCGTCAACGTCTCCTCCATCGCCTCGCACGTCGTCTTCCCCGACTACGCCGTGTACGGGGCCACCAAGGCCGCCGTCACCCAGCTCTCCGCCGCGCTCCGCACCGAGCTGGGCCCGCGCGACGTCCGGGTCAGCACCGTCGAGCCCGGGCTGACCGACACCGAGCTGGCCGGGCACATCGACAACCCGGCGCTGCGCGAGCAGCTGGGCGGGATGTTCGCCGCGATCCCGGCGATGACCTCCGAGGACATCGCCGACCTGATCGCCTACACCGTCACCCGCCCCCGGCACGTCAACCTCCGCCACCTGGTCGCCCTGCCGACCCGGCAGGCCTGAGCCGTCGGCGGCCCCGCCCGGGTTCCCCCACCGGGCGGCGGGCCGCCGTGGGAGCATGCCAACCGTGGCGATCGTGGCGGGGAGTACGAACAGCGACACCGGCGGTGCCCGGGCGGGCGGCCCGCCCGGGCCCCCCGGTACGCCGGGGCCGGACCGTGCCCCGGGGCAGGCCGGGGTCACCGAGCCCGCCGTCCCCGGACCGACCGCTCTCCCCGAGCAGGCCGCCGCGCCCGGCCCCGCCGGCGCCCCCCGCCACGCCGGCACCCCCGAACGCCCCGGCGCACCCGGGCAGGCCGCCGCGCCCGGCCCCGCCGGTCCCGCGTTCCCGCCGGACCTACCGGCGGCCCGGCCCGGCACGCCCGGCCCCGCCGCCGCCGGCCGGGTCCGCCAGCCGGTGGCGCTGATCCGGCTGCTCGTCGGCCTCGCCACGATCGCGCTGACCCTGCTGCTCGCCGACTACGCCCGCGCCACCACCAGCGGTATCGCCGCCGACGTCGCCCAGGCCGCCCGGCTGGTGCCCCGCCCGCTGTCGGCGCTGGCGGGCGGGCTCTCCACCGCCGCCCTGCTGCTGGTACCGGTCTGGTCGGCGGTCCGCCGGCTGCTCTCGGCGGTGCCCGACCGCCGGCGCATCCTCCAGCACCTCTCGGACGGACTGCTGGCCGCCGTCCTCGCCTACGGCGCCTGCGTCGCCATGGACCTCGGGCTCGACGAGCTCGCCCCCGCCTCGCTGGTCGCCGCCCTCACCCAGCCGCTGCCCGGCGCCGGCCTCGCCCACACCGAACCGGTCTACGGCTACCTCGCCCCCGTCTTCGCCTTCATGACCGCCTCGGCCGCCCGCGAGCACCGGGTCCCCCGGATCGTCCTGTCGGTCTCCGCCCTCGCCGGACTGGCCGCCGGGTACGCCACGCCGACCGCCCTGCTGCTCGGCCTGCTGCTCGGCTGGACGGCCGCGCACGGCACCCTCTACGCCGTCGGCACCCCCGACCCCCGGCCCCGGCCCGCCCAGCTCCTGCAGAGCCTGCGCGAGGCGGGCCTGCGCCCCGTCGCCGCCCACCCCGCCGGGCCGGACCGCTACCTGGTCCGCCAGGAGGCCGGCCGCCCCGACCTCGACGTCCAGCTGCTCGACCGGCAGGCCGTCACCGCCGCCCTGGTCCAGCGCGCCTGGCGCCGGCTACGGCTGCGCACCGCCCCGCACCCCCGCGCGCTGCGCTCGCTGCGCACCGGGCTGGAGCACGAGGCCCTGGTCTCCTACGCCGCCGTCGCCGCCGGCGTCCGCACCCGTCGGATCGCCGCCACCGCCGGGCTCGGCCGGGACAGCGCCCTGGTCGCGTACGAGTACCTGCCCGGCCGCACCCTGGACCAGCTCGCCACCGACGAGCTGACCGACCCGCTGCTCGCCGACGCCTGGTCCCAGCTCGCCCTGCTCCAGCGGCGGGAGATCTCGCACCGGGCCCTCGTCCCCTCCTCGCTCCTGGTCGACCGGGCCGGCGCGGTGCACCTGGTGGACCTCGCGGACGGCGACATCGCGGCGAGCGAGCTGGTGCTGCGCTGCGACATCGCCCAGCTGCTCACCACGCTCGCCCTGCGGGTCGGTGCCGAGCGGTCGGTGCGCAGCGCGGTGGCGGTGCTCGGGCCGGACGCCGTCGGCGCGGCCCTGCCGCTGCTGCAGCCGATCGCCCTGGCCCGCACCACCCGGACCGCGCTCAAGCAGACCTCCCGGGCGCACTGCGCCGCCCTCGCCCCGGCAGCCCCCGGCGCTCCCGGCGCTCCCGGCGCTCCCGGGGCGACCGCCGCCGGCCGGGCGGCCGCGCCCGCGCCGCCCGGCGAGCTGCTGGACGCGATCCGCGCCGAAGTCCTGCGGACCCAGCCGCAGGCACCTGTCCGAGCGGTGAAGGTGGAGCGCCTGCGGCCCCGGACGCTGCTGGCCGTGGGCGGCGGCGTGGTCGCCGGCTGGCTGCTGCTGCCGCAGCTCTTCGCCTCCGAGCAGAACCCGATCGCCGCGCTGGGCGACGCCGACCCGCTCTGGCTGGCCCTCGCCGTGCTGACCGCGGCCGCCAGCCACTTCACCGCCGCGATGGGCTTCGTCGGCTTCGTCCCCGAGCGGCTGGACTTCCGCCACGCCGTGCTCGCCCAGCTGGCCGGCTCCTTCGTCAAGCTGGTCTCGCCGGGCGGCGTCGGCGGGGTCGCCCTGAACACCCGCTTCCTCCAGCGGGCCGGCATCCCGACCGCCCAGGCGCTGTCCAGCGTCGGCGTCGGCCAGCTCTTCGGCCTGGTGCTGCACCTGCTCCAGCTCGGTGCCTTCGTCTACCTGCTGGACCTGGAGCCCGGTGGCTCCGAGCTGGACGCGCTGCCGGCCGTGGTGAGCGGCCTGGCCGGCGCGGCGGTGCTGCTGGCCGGGGTCTCCGCCGTGCCGCCGGCCCGCCGCTGGCTGGCCGCCCGGCTGCGGCCGCTGACCTCCGAGGTGCTGCCCCGACTGCTGGAGCTGCTGCGCAGCCCGGGCCGGCTGGCCGTCGGCGTGACCGGGCAGCTGCTGGTCTCGCTCTGTCTGGTCGCCTGCCTGTACTGCTGCGTCCGGGCGGTCGGCCGGGAGCCTGCCTTCGCCTCGGTCGCGGT of the Kitasatospora sp. NBC_01246 genome contains:
- a CDS encoding helix-turn-helix transcriptional regulator; the encoded protein is MENTVGDFLRSRRARIQPEEVGLPSHGRRRVQGLRREEVAQLAGVSVDYYVRLEQGRGGSASDAVLAAVARVLRLDDVEAAHLRALARPARPATTAGGGRAVREGTRLLLDLMAGVPAFVLGRRMDVLAWNALGDAVQGYSATPPDRRNAARYAFLDPAAREFYPQWDAVAAETVAYLRLDAGRHPEDAKLAALVGELSVRSEDFRRLWADHLVKQKTHGVKLIHHPLVGELDFGYETLSVNGSPDQLLVAYTAPPGSPTAQKLAMLASWTAPGARVPAE
- a CDS encoding SDR family oxidoreductase, which produces MSYAALATRTAVVTGAASGIGEATARLLAAGGARVALLARRTERLDALAAEIASAGGQALAVTTDLTDQASVDAAVKAVHDAYGAVDLVVNNAGVMLPNPVADGRLDEWTRMIDTNLTGVLRILRAFTADLTAAAGEGRTADLVNVSSIASHVVFPDYAVYGATKAAVTQLSAALRTELGPRDVRVSTVEPGLTDTELAGHIDNPALREQLGGMFAAIPAMTSEDIADLIAYTVTRPRHVNLRHLVALPTRQA
- a CDS encoding lysylphosphatidylglycerol synthase transmembrane domain-containing protein produces the protein MAIVAGSTNSDTGGARAGGPPGPPGTPGPDRAPGQAGVTEPAVPGPTALPEQAAAPGPAGAPRHAGTPERPGAPGQAAAPGPAGPAFPPDLPAARPGTPGPAAAGRVRQPVALIRLLVGLATIALTLLLADYARATTSGIAADVAQAARLVPRPLSALAGGLSTAALLLVPVWSAVRRLLSAVPDRRRILQHLSDGLLAAVLAYGACVAMDLGLDELAPASLVAALTQPLPGAGLAHTEPVYGYLAPVFAFMTASAAREHRVPRIVLSVSALAGLAAGYATPTALLLGLLLGWTAAHGTLYAVGTPDPRPRPAQLLQSLREAGLRPVAAHPAGPDRYLVRQEAGRPDLDVQLLDRQAVTAALVQRAWRRLRLRTAPHPRALRSLRTGLEHEALVSYAAVAAGVRTRRIAATAGLGRDSALVAYEYLPGRTLDQLATDELTDPLLADAWSQLALLQRREISHRALVPSSLLVDRAGAVHLVDLADGDIAASELVLRCDIAQLLTTLALRVGAERSVRSAVAVLGPDAVGAALPLLQPIALARTTRTALKQTSRAHCAALAPAAPGAPGAPGAPGATAAGRAAAPAPPGELLDAIRAEVLRTQPQAPVRAVKVERLRPRTLLAVGGGVVAGWLLLPQLFASEQNPIAALGDADPLWLALAVLTAAASHFTAAMGFVGFVPERLDFRHAVLAQLAGSFVKLVSPGGVGGVALNTRFLQRAGIPTAQALSSVGVGQLFGLVLHLLQLGAFVYLLDLEPGGSELDALPAVVSGLAGAAVLLAGVSAVPPARRWLAARLRPLTSEVLPRLLELLRSPGRLAVGVTGQLLVSLCLVACLYCCVRAVGREPAFASVAVVFLIGNAVGNAAPTPGGAGAVDSALVTLLEHTASMEEGGALAAVALYRLLTLVLPVLPGWAAFAWLQRRGAL